The following coding sequences lie in one Oceanicola sp. 502str15 genomic window:
- the tssK gene encoding type VI secretion system baseplate subunit TssK, producing MSWFSKVAWKEGLFLQPHHFQQSDRYFEKLLEARTRLASPYPWGFSQIEIDRDVAQQMKFGLRSATGIFPDGTPFDMPGTSQLPPPVDIPEGSEGQTVWLTLPMVQVNGREVGTEDEASRAARYRLSAETVADSTASMRLEQDIEVAHPRVEFDVRKTEKPGYNCLRLARVVEVRDKTVIFDEKFAPPVLTIHAHPVVAGWIERVVGWVETKLESLARYASDPSSGGGLQATDYFMLLVLNREIGLLRHYRNSKYIHPEELYQLFLRLVGELWTFDEKRLAIEYPPYDQDNLEEIFEPITRDIQRLLSRDVGRAVRLNVEELRPGSGSFMAKVTDRNLFRDAAFVLEVSADKPLTQIQQQFPALCKVGPNTQMNAIVNSALPGLELVHMPTPPRQIRSVTNHVYFNIDKNNPMWREFSTAPAIGLHFAGDWPDLKLEIWGIQENS from the coding sequence ATGAGCTGGTTTTCTAAAGTCGCGTGGAAGGAAGGGCTGTTTCTGCAGCCGCATCACTTTCAACAGAGCGACCGCTATTTTGAGAAGTTGCTGGAGGCCCGCACGCGGTTGGCCTCGCCATACCCGTGGGGTTTTTCCCAGATCGAGATTGATCGGGACGTGGCGCAGCAGATGAAGTTCGGGTTGCGCTCCGCCACCGGCATCTTTCCCGACGGAACCCCCTTCGACATGCCCGGCACCAGCCAGTTGCCGCCCCCCGTCGACATCCCCGAAGGCTCGGAGGGCCAGACCGTTTGGCTGACGCTGCCGATGGTGCAGGTGAACGGGCGCGAGGTGGGCACCGAGGACGAGGCGTCCCGCGCCGCGCGCTACCGGCTTTCGGCCGAGACCGTGGCCGACAGCACCGCCTCTATGCGGCTGGAGCAGGATATCGAGGTGGCCCATCCGCGGGTCGAGTTCGATGTGCGCAAGACCGAGAAGCCGGGCTACAACTGCCTGCGTCTGGCCCGTGTGGTCGAGGTGCGCGACAAGACGGTGATCTTCGACGAGAAGTTCGCGCCGCCGGTGCTGACCATCCATGCGCACCCGGTCGTTGCCGGCTGGATCGAGCGGGTTGTCGGCTGGGTCGAGACCAAGCTGGAAAGCCTTGCCCGTTATGCCTCGGACCCCTCCTCGGGCGGCGGGCTTCAGGCGACCGACTACTTCATGCTCCTGGTGCTGAACCGCGAGATCGGCCTGCTGCGCCACTATCGCAACAGCAAGTACATCCACCCCGAGGAGCTGTATCAGCTGTTCCTGCGGCTGGTGGGCGAGCTCTGGACCTTCGACGAGAAGCGCCTTGCCATCGAGTATCCGCCCTACGACCAGGACAATCTCGAAGAGATATTCGAGCCGATCACCCGCGACATCCAGCGATTGCTGAGCCGTGATGTGGGCCGTGCCGTGCGCCTGAATGTCGAAGAGCTGCGCCCCGGGTCGGGCAGCTTCATGGCCAAGGTCACCGATCGCAACCTGTTCCGCGATGCCGCCTTCGTGCTGGAGGTCAGCGCCGACAAGCCGCTGACCCAGATCCAGCAGCAGTTCCCGGCGCTCTGCAAGGTTGGACCAAACACCCAGATGAATGCTATCGTGAATAGCGCCCTGCCGGGGCTGGAGCTGGTGCACATGCCCACGCCGCCGCGGCAGATCCGGTCTGTCACCAACCACGTCTACTTCAACATCGACAAGAACAATCCGATGTGGCGCGAGTTCTCGACGGCCCCGGCGATCGGTCTGCACTTTGCGGGCGACTGGCCCGATCTCAAGCTGGAGATCTGGGGCATCCAGGAGAATAGCTGA
- the icmH gene encoding type IVB secretion system protein IcmH/DotU, which translates to MSDEKDSGKTVIRPMPGGGFGGQKTTGPGSQKTVIGGSMPAQGGWGSPPPAASPPPGQGGGFGGQDSGFGGNDSGGGDVWGGGGGAGGGQPGGGGGGFGPPPGQNQGFGGPNDHANAGQWMGAKPQQEGFFPEMRKEEPVQRAPVKKISLDAALSAKTSGMSADANPIVASCASLLVLFGRLRSQVVDMHAVPLMQHVTEEIEAFEERMLERGVDQTDALIAKYCVCGLADDVVQNLPGTDRSVWLQYSMSARFFNKRTAGVGFFQEVDKALQNPIHKYHLLELMLICLQLGFEGQYRAMQGGDVKLQQTKRGIYEALRRVKARGDDDISPRWKGIELAARRSFTKVPVWAYAILASAILAGGYFGMRLMLTTEGNELTTEMRELHPREMIELVRRTAGPVTPPPLPAAPPDTSQFDRLAEAFAGNDAITVEIKGDFIIVKLDNSILFDSGKADVKEAFIPLGEEIAQVLEAEPGPIRFIGHTDSDKLSGRGKYKNNFELSVARAKSVAGVITPLLSDGERVEVDGRGEDEPIASNDTSEGKALNRRVEIMIQREETLEQQI; encoded by the coding sequence ATGAGCGATGAGAAGGACTCTGGCAAGACCGTGATTCGCCCGATGCCGGGCGGAGGTTTCGGTGGCCAGAAAACCACCGGACCGGGCTCGCAGAAAACCGTGATCGGCGGCTCGATGCCCGCGCAGGGCGGCTGGGGAAGCCCGCCGCCCGCAGCCTCGCCCCCTCCGGGGCAGGGTGGAGGCTTCGGCGGCCAGGACAGCGGCTTTGGCGGCAATGACAGCGGCGGCGGCGACGTTTGGGGCGGTGGCGGAGGCGCTGGCGGTGGCCAGCCCGGCGGCGGAGGCGGGGGCTTTGGCCCGCCCCCCGGCCAGAACCAGGGCTTCGGCGGCCCCAACGACCATGCCAACGCAGGGCAGTGGATGGGCGCCAAGCCGCAGCAGGAGGGGTTCTTCCCCGAGATGCGCAAGGAGGAGCCGGTTCAGCGGGCTCCGGTGAAGAAGATCAGCCTCGATGCGGCTCTGAGTGCCAAGACCTCGGGCATGTCGGCCGATGCCAACCCGATCGTGGCTTCCTGCGCCTCGCTTCTGGTGCTGTTCGGGCGGCTGCGCAGCCAGGTTGTGGACATGCACGCGGTGCCGCTGATGCAGCACGTGACCGAAGAGATCGAAGCCTTCGAGGAGCGGATGCTGGAGCGCGGCGTCGACCAGACCGATGCGCTGATTGCAAAGTACTGCGTCTGCGGTCTTGCCGACGACGTGGTGCAGAACTTGCCGGGCACCGACCGCTCGGTCTGGCTGCAATATTCGATGTCGGCGCGGTTCTTCAACAAGCGGACCGCGGGTGTGGGCTTCTTTCAGGAGGTCGACAAGGCGCTGCAGAACCCGATCCACAAGTATCACCTGCTGGAGCTGATGCTGATCTGCCTGCAACTGGGCTTCGAGGGCCAGTATCGCGCCATGCAGGGCGGCGACGTGAAGCTGCAGCAGACCAAGCGCGGCATCTACGAGGCGCTGCGCCGGGTGAAGGCGCGCGGCGATGACGACATCAGCCCGCGCTGGAAGGGCATCGAGCTGGCCGCGCGGCGCAGCTTTACCAAGGTGCCGGTCTGGGCCTATGCGATCCTGGCCTCGGCCATCCTTGCGGGCGGCTACTTCGGGATGCGGCTGATGCTGACGACCGAGGGCAACGAGCTGACCACAGAGATGCGCGAGCTGCACCCGCGCGAGATGATCGAGCTGGTGCGCCGGACCGCAGGCCCGGTGACGCCGCCGCCGTTGCCCGCGGCCCCGCCCGACACCAGCCAGTTCGACCGGCTGGCAGAGGCCTTTGCCGGCAACGATGCGATCACGGTGGAGATCAAGGGCGACTTCATCATCGTCAAGCTCGACAACTCGATCCTCTTCGACTCCGGCAAAGCCGATGTGAAGGAAGCCTTCATTCCGCTCGGTGAGGAGATTGCCCAGGTGCTCGAGGCCGAGCCGGGCCCGATCCGCTTTATCGGCCACACCGACAGCGACAAGCTCTCGGGCCGGGGCAAGTACAAGAACAATTTCGAACTTTCGGTGGCGCGCGCCAAGAGCGTGGCGGGCGTGATTACACCGCTGCTCTCGGACGGGGAGCGGGTTGAGGTGGACGGGCGCGGCGAAGACGAGCCGATTGCCTCCAATGATACCTCGGAGGGCAAGGCCCTGAACCGCCGGGTGGAAATCATGATCCAGCGCGAAGAGACGCTGGAACAACAAATTTGA
- the tssM gene encoding type VI secretion system membrane subunit TssM, whose translation MKRWIIGTLVVLSLILWFVVVWFAFPLVGFGEATPFEPIWVRILLIAVVWLTVGTVYLIKFIRRRRAARALEEALTEQEVTGDGEVLGEKMGEAMSVLKKSSGSKSFLYDLPWYVIIGPPGSGKTTALLNSGVKFPLAEKGEGAVAGVGGTRYCDWWFSEEAVLIDTAGRYTTQDSDAEADGKSWASFLKLLKTYRANQPINGVMLAISLQELMTASPAEIEAHAEIIRARLNEINDELRVDFPVYVMFTKADLISGFMEFFGSFSQSRRQKVWGHTFQTESKKEQTVERFNEEYDALVNRLSEEVTDRLQEEPDGINRIAIFSFPGQVAMLRDRLGDFMRGVFGHTRYKVAANLRGFYFTSGTQEGTPIDQVLGAMQRNFGGMAQGQMSGKAKSFFLQDLLKKVIFAEAGWVSTDKRAVRRAAIWRYSTITLIVLATLGMLGLWGLSFYQNRQLIDTAEAAIADYELAAQDEINSGRVEDIDLLQVLPHLEMLRNMPMGYADTETEAPLSEKFGLSQRGSVRSAATVTYRQALERMFRSRLILQLEQQLENFIRTGEVLAVYKTLKVYKLLGNLAPQSDDELVIGYFRDDWRRNTYAGTNNETRAALETHLIAMLELDAAQQPSFELNGALIDQGERLLARMNIEDQAYSLILASAEFSGVEPFTISGRGGRDADLVFESVDGQALDELVISPLYTYAGFHEFFLPQLSQIAENLLEDQWVMGEYAAEAQIEDQISGLGPVLLQRYTNDWIEEWDRVLGLVKLRPMSADKPSYQSLAAAAAPRTSPILLLTTEIVEETSLTAEYNKGDDEPPAGMDTDAAAAAAGDVAGDIGKRAAAVFVNRQSGLARIGLDVVFRKSQERAGSSGGGGGGVTRLPGAEIEAYYADWHDLMVGDPPQRRIDFLVQTLGDMQRTLITAVDFPEVADREMPAKLGALKQASSRLPRPMERMIQEAVDDFEGDAANTSVARLNELLNQQVTQVCQAVVDSKFPFSKASARDVGLVDFAKLFAPQGVMDRFFLENLSQFANINGTTWTWKDSGPLAGKLSTSTLKQFERAAAIRDAYFPTGGGIPQVDMEIVPTSLHGAVETAQLTINGQVVLTRRKGNTPANVTWPGSLSGSNVELVFTPDMRGRKSNVSEGGSWAFLKFLNTGRPKVSGNTIAVRYTIDGRHIAYKMTLATDVNPFFMNELTEFKCPTGL comes from the coding sequence ATGAAACGCTGGATCATCGGAACGCTGGTCGTCCTCTCTCTCATTCTGTGGTTCGTGGTGGTGTGGTTCGCCTTCCCGCTGGTGGGCTTTGGCGAGGCCACCCCGTTTGAGCCGATCTGGGTGCGCATCCTGCTGATTGCCGTGGTCTGGCTGACGGTGGGCACGGTCTACCTGATCAAGTTCATCCGCCGCCGCCGCGCGGCGCGCGCGCTGGAAGAGGCGCTGACCGAGCAGGAAGTGACCGGCGACGGCGAGGTGCTGGGCGAGAAGATGGGCGAGGCGATGTCCGTGCTCAAGAAGTCCAGCGGATCGAAGAGCTTTCTCTACGACCTGCCGTGGTACGTGATCATCGGCCCGCCCGGCTCGGGCAAAACCACCGCGCTGCTGAACTCCGGCGTCAAGTTTCCGCTCGCCGAGAAGGGCGAGGGGGCCGTGGCCGGTGTGGGCGGCACGCGCTATTGCGACTGGTGGTTCTCCGAAGAGGCGGTGCTGATCGACACCGCCGGGCGCTACACCACGCAGGACAGCGACGCCGAGGCCGATGGCAAGAGCTGGGCGAGCTTTCTCAAGCTGCTGAAGACCTATCGCGCCAACCAGCCGATCAACGGCGTCATGCTGGCGATCAGCCTTCAGGAGCTGATGACCGCCAGCCCCGCCGAGATCGAGGCCCATGCCGAGATCATCCGCGCCCGTCTCAACGAGATCAACGACGAGCTGCGGGTCGATTTTCCGGTTTACGTGATGTTCACCAAGGCCGATCTGATCAGCGGTTTCATGGAATTCTTCGGCTCGTTCAGCCAGAGCCGGCGCCAGAAGGTCTGGGGCCATACCTTCCAGACCGAGAGCAAGAAGGAACAGACGGTCGAGCGCTTCAACGAGGAGTATGACGCGCTGGTGAACCGGCTTTCCGAGGAGGTCACGGACCGGCTGCAGGAAGAGCCCGACGGGATCAACCGCATCGCCATCTTCTCCTTCCCCGGCCAGGTTGCCATGCTGCGCGACCGGCTGGGCGACTTCATGCGCGGGGTCTTCGGGCACACCCGCTACAAGGTGGCCGCCAACCTGCGCGGCTTCTACTTTACCTCCGGCACGCAGGAGGGCACCCCGATCGACCAGGTGCTGGGGGCGATGCAGCGCAACTTCGGCGGCATGGCGCAGGGGCAGATGTCGGGCAAGGCGAAAAGCTTCTTTCTGCAGGATCTGCTGAAGAAGGTGATCTTTGCCGAGGCCGGGTGGGTGAGCACCGACAAGCGCGCCGTACGCCGTGCCGCGATCTGGCGCTATTCGACGATCACCCTGATCGTGCTGGCCACGCTGGGGATGCTCGGGCTCTGGGGCCTCAGCTTCTACCAGAACCGCCAGCTGATCGACACCGCCGAGGCCGCGATTGCGGACTACGAGCTTGCGGCGCAGGACGAGATCAACTCGGGCCGGGTCGAGGATATCGACCTGCTGCAGGTGCTGCCGCACCTCGAGATGCTGCGCAACATGCCGATGGGCTACGCCGATACCGAGACCGAGGCGCCGCTCAGCGAGAAGTTCGGCCTCTCGCAGCGCGGCTCGGTGCGCTCGGCGGCCACGGTCACCTACCGGCAGGCGCTGGAGCGGATGTTCCGCTCGCGGCTGATCCTGCAACTGGAGCAGCAGCTCGAGAACTTCATCCGCACCGGCGAGGTGCTGGCGGTGTACAAGACGCTGAAGGTTTACAAGCTGCTCGGCAACCTCGCGCCGCAGAGCGACGACGAACTGGTGATCGGCTATTTCCGCGATGACTGGCGGCGCAACACCTATGCCGGCACCAACAACGAGACCCGTGCCGCGCTGGAAACCCACCTGATTGCGATGCTGGAGCTGGACGCCGCGCAGCAACCGAGCTTCGAGCTGAACGGCGCGCTGATCGACCAGGGCGAGCGGCTGCTGGCGCGGATGAACATCGAGGATCAGGCCTATAGCCTCATTCTGGCGTCGGCCGAGTTTTCGGGGGTTGAGCCCTTCACCATCTCGGGGCGGGGTGGGCGCGATGCCGACCTGGTGTTTGAGAGTGTCGACGGGCAGGCGCTGGACGAGCTGGTGATTTCGCCGCTCTACACCTACGCGGGCTTTCACGAGTTCTTCCTGCCGCAGCTCAGCCAGATTGCCGAGAACCTGCTGGAGGACCAGTGGGTGATGGGCGAGTACGCCGCCGAGGCGCAGATCGAGGACCAGATCAGCGGGCTCGGTCCGGTGCTGTTGCAGCGCTATACCAACGACTGGATCGAGGAATGGGACCGGGTGCTCGGGCTCGTCAAGCTGCGCCCGATGAGCGCCGACAAGCCGAGCTACCAGTCGCTGGCCGCGGCTGCGGCGCCGCGCACCTCGCCCATTCTGCTGCTGACCACGGAGATCGTGGAAGAGACCTCGCTGACCGCCGAATACAACAAGGGCGACGATGAGCCGCCCGCGGGCATGGACACCGATGCCGCAGCTGCCGCTGCGGGGGACGTGGCCGGTGACATCGGCAAGCGGGCCGCGGCGGTGTTCGTCAACCGCCAGTCCGGCCTTGCCCGGATCGGTCTCGACGTGGTGTTCCGCAAGAGCCAGGAGCGCGCCGGCAGCAGCGGTGGCGGCGGTGGCGGCGTGACGCGCCTGCCGGGGGCCGAGATCGAGGCCTACTATGCCGACTGGCACGACCTGATGGTGGGCGATCCGCCCCAGCGCCGGATCGACTTTCTGGTGCAGACCCTTGGCGACATGCAGCGCACGCTGATCACCGCCGTGGACTTCCCCGAGGTGGCCGACCGCGAGATGCCCGCCAAGCTCGGCGCGCTCAAGCAGGCCAGCTCGCGCCTGCCGCGCCCGATGGAGCGGATGATCCAGGAGGCGGTGGACGACTTCGAGGGCGATGCCGCCAATACCTCGGTGGCGCGCCTCAACGAGCTGCTGAACCAGCAGGTCACGCAGGTGTGCCAGGCGGTGGTGGACAGCAAGTTTCCGTTCTCCAAGGCCAGTGCCCGCGACGTGGGGCTGGTGGATTTTGCCAAGCTCTTCGCGCCGCAGGGCGTGATGGACCGCTTCTTCCTCGAGAACCTGAGCCAGTTCGCCAATATCAACGGCACCACCTGGACCTGGAAGGACAGCGGGCCGCTGGCCGGCAAGCTCTCGACCTCGACGCTCAAGCAGTTCGAGCGAGCGGCGGCGATCCGCGATGCCTATTTCCCTACGGGGGGCGGCATTCCGCAGGTCGACATGGAGATCGTGCCGACCTCGCTGCATGGCGCGGTGGAGACGGCGCAGCTCACGATCAACGGGCAGGTGGTTCTGACCCGGCGCAAGGGCAACACGCCCGCCAACGTCACGTGGCCCGGCAGCCTGTCGGGGAGCAACGTGGAGCTGGTCTTCACGCCCGACATGCGCGGGCGCAAGTCGAACGTGAGCGAGGGCGGAAGCTGGGCCTTCCTGAAGTTCCTCAACACCGGCCGGCCCAAGGTTTCGGGCAACACGATCGCGGTGCGCTACACGATCGACGGGCGCCACATTGCCTACAAGATGACCCTTGCGACCGATGTGAACCCCTTCTTCATGAACGAACTCACCGAGTTCAAATGCCCGACCGGGCTGTGA
- the tagF gene encoding type VI secretion system-associated protein TagF: protein MPLGLFGKLPAKGDFMTRAMPPEVLSFWEDWLEKAMSGAKHHLAGEWAQVYEASPVWRFWIGPGVFGHAIAGALTASVDKVGRQFPLTLVLSGMGHAHPVPPLSDPMEDWYGTLERALLAAKTAHFDGDVDGFLASLPEPNAAPCALGEDRRNAFFAYGEHGLGQMLADVRDHDHQLAAFERSYWWTGGNDYVGPGMIALDGMPDAAGFMAMLRGFGPPARVSQPPAAVAAAGAAGAEAGARAAAGQRPRETTVPPRDLIGDAEEAEAAAAWGAEAPREELAWAAPSSAVEDPAWTAAITGDEAESPFDAPEEDWDFPDAGPAEEAAPEQEPEPEPEPEEAAEDDLFDAGPEPYGIGGQGAGEDMYASLSDAEPEGVPEEEAEAVAEVAQAEESPEDAAPVGLSAVVDVSMVDDADFPIEGDLPDEPEAGEAAPSLSAVVDVSMVDDADFPIEGDLPDEPEEEPAGAPEEPLSAREIEPEPVPELADAPAATAEEEMPEGEDSPFGTPGDDDDDEGLGKKKAGLRGFFSLRGRGKD from the coding sequence ATGCCCCTCGGCCTTTTTGGAAAACTGCCCGCCAAGGGCGACTTCATGACCCGGGCCATGCCGCCCGAGGTCTTGTCGTTCTGGGAGGACTGGCTCGAGAAGGCGATGAGCGGGGCCAAGCACCATCTGGCAGGGGAGTGGGCACAGGTCTACGAGGCGAGCCCGGTGTGGCGGTTCTGGATCGGTCCCGGGGTCTTTGGCCATGCGATTGCCGGTGCGCTGACCGCTTCGGTCGACAAGGTGGGGCGGCAGTTTCCGTTGACGCTGGTGCTTTCGGGGATGGGCCATGCCCATCCGGTGCCGCCGCTCTCGGACCCGATGGAAGATTGGTACGGCACGCTGGAGCGGGCCCTGCTGGCGGCCAAGACGGCGCATTTCGATGGTGATGTCGATGGCTTCCTGGCCTCGCTGCCCGAGCCGAATGCCGCGCCCTGCGCCCTTGGCGAGGACCGGCGCAACGCCTTCTTTGCCTACGGCGAGCACGGGCTGGGGCAGATGCTGGCGGATGTGCGCGACCATGATCACCAGCTTGCCGCCTTCGAGCGCAGCTATTGGTGGACCGGGGGCAACGACTATGTCGGCCCCGGCATGATCGCGCTCGACGGGATGCCCGATGCGGCCGGCTTCATGGCGATGCTGCGCGGCTTCGGCCCGCCCGCCCGGGTGAGCCAGCCGCCTGCCGCCGTGGCTGCGGCTGGCGCGGCAGGTGCCGAGGCGGGCGCGAGGGCTGCCGCCGGGCAGCGCCCGCGCGAAACCACCGTGCCGCCGCGCGATCTGATCGGAGACGCCGAGGAGGCCGAGGCCGCCGCCGCCTGGGGGGCGGAGGCCCCGCGGGAAGAGCTGGCCTGGGCCGCGCCGTCGAGCGCGGTGGAGGATCCGGCCTGGACGGCGGCGATCACCGGCGACGAGGCCGAAAGCCCCTTCGATGCTCCTGAGGAGGACTGGGACTTTCCCGATGCCGGCCCCGCCGAGGAGGCCGCGCCGGAGCAGGAGCCCGAACCCGAACCGGAGCCCGAGGAGGCCGCGGAAGACGATCTCTTCGATGCCGGACCCGAACCCTATGGCATCGGCGGGCAGGGCGCGGGCGAGGACATGTATGCCAGCCTGAGCGATGCCGAGCCGGAGGGCGTGCCGGAGGAAGAGGCGGAGGCCGTTGCCGAGGTCGCGCAGGCGGAGGAGTCGCCGGAAGACGCGGCGCCGGTGGGGCTGAGCGCGGTTGTCGACGTGTCGATGGTGGATGATGCGGATTTTCCGATCGAGGGAGATTTGCCCGATGAGCCGGAGGCCGGGGAGGCCGCCCCGTCGTTGAGCGCCGTGGTCGATGTGTCGATGGTGGATGACGCGGATTTTCCGATCGAGGGAGATCTGCCCGATGAGCCTGAAGAGGAACCGGCCGGAGCGCCTGAAGAGCCTCTGTCGGCGCGGGAGATCGAGCCCGAGCCTGTGCCCGAGCTTGCAGACGCACCCGCTGCGACGGCGGAAGAAGAGATGCCGGAGGGCGAAGACAGCCCCTTCGGCACCCCAGGCGATGACGATGACGACGAGGGCTTGGGCAAAAAGAAGGCCGGACTCAGGGGGTTCTTCTCCCTGCGTGGCCGCGGGAAGGATTGA
- a CDS encoding PP2C family serine/threonine-protein phosphatase: MNAKQFRFETGEISHTGYARDHNEDNLYTYPDGGMWVVADGMGGHHGGDFASGVIVQHLASVGHATSAPDLQARFVERINRANAQIQQYALSQGATIGSTVVSLLVFEQHFACVWSGDSRVYLIRDGQLTQLSRDHTEANELLDRGAITPEEAANWPRKNVITRAIGVHPDVHLDHKYGTLRNRDTFILCSDGLTAHVEDHEILEIARKHQPQKACDMLLDLTLQRGATDNTTVVVVRAFDKTEVTPMTAIFDLPEEGI, encoded by the coding sequence ATGAATGCAAAGCAGTTCAGGTTCGAGACCGGGGAGATCAGCCATACCGGCTACGCCCGCGACCATAACGAGGACAACCTATACACCTACCCTGACGGGGGGATGTGGGTTGTGGCCGACGGGATGGGCGGGCACCACGGTGGAGATTTTGCCTCGGGTGTGATCGTTCAGCACCTTGCCAGCGTGGGCCACGCCACCTCCGCCCCCGATCTTCAGGCCCGCTTCGTGGAGCGGATCAACCGCGCCAATGCGCAGATCCAGCAATATGCGCTGAGCCAGGGGGCGACCATCGGCTCGACCGTGGTGTCGCTGCTGGTGTTCGAGCAGCACTTTGCCTGCGTCTGGTCGGGCGACAGCCGGGTCTACCTGATCCGCGATGGCCAGCTTACCCAGCTCAGCCGCGACCACACCGAGGCCAACGAGCTGCTCGACCGGGGCGCGATCACCCCCGAGGAGGCCGCCAACTGGCCGCGCAAGAACGTCATCACCCGCGCCATCGGCGTGCATCCCGATGTGCACCTCGACCACAAGTATGGCACGCTCAGGAACCGGGACACCTTCATCCTCTGCTCCGACGGGCTCACGGCCCACGTGGAGGATCATGAAATCCTTGAAATTGCACGGAAGCATCAGCCGCAAAAAGCCTGCGACATGCTGCTAGACCTGACCTTGCAACGCGGCGCGACCGACAATACCACGGTTGTGGTGGTGCGCGCCTTCGACAAGACGGAAGTGACGCCCATGACGGCGATCTTCGATCTGCCGGAAGAAGGGATCTGA